In Aliiglaciecola sp. LCG003, a genomic segment contains:
- the metJ gene encoding met regulon transcriptional regulator MetJ produces the protein MAEWNGKYIHPYAEHGKKSELVKKVTVSIPLKVLKVLTDERTRRQVNNLRHATNSELLCEAFLHAFNGQPLPDDDDLRKDNPNRIPKVARELMESMGLEIKDSEE, from the coding sequence ATGGCAGAGTGGAACGGAAAATACATACATCCCTACGCTGAACACGGTAAAAAGAGTGAGTTGGTAAAGAAAGTCACGGTCTCAATTCCACTCAAAGTGTTAAAAGTATTGACGGATGAACGCACTCGTCGTCAAGTCAACAACTTACGGCATGCAACCAATTCAGAATTATTGTGCGAGGCATTTTTGCACGCATTTAATGGCCAACCCTTGCCCGATGATGATGATCTACGCAAAGATAACCCAAATAGAATTCCAAAAGTAGCCCGTGAACTGATGGAATCAATGGGTTTGGAGATTAAAGACAGTGAGGAATAA
- the dtd gene encoding D-aminoacyl-tRNA deacylase has translation MIALIQRVTQAKVRVDQQTVGQIGQGMLVLLGVEKSDTQATAQKLMGKIAKLRIFNDSDGKMNLNISQSQGEILVVSQFTLVADTQKGNRPGFSNAASPEQGKSLYLAFVEHCRQAGINCQTGQFGADMQVSLVNDGPVTFHLQIN, from the coding sequence ATGATTGCATTAATTCAACGGGTAACCCAAGCAAAGGTAAGAGTAGATCAGCAAACAGTTGGTCAGATTGGACAGGGTATGCTGGTGCTCTTAGGTGTGGAGAAGTCTGACACCCAGGCCACAGCTCAGAAACTCATGGGTAAAATTGCCAAGCTGCGTATATTCAATGACAGCGACGGTAAAATGAACCTGAACATCAGTCAGTCCCAAGGCGAAATATTGGTGGTTTCGCAATTCACTTTAGTAGCAGATACCCAAAAAGGTAATCGACCCGGTTTTTCAAATGCAGCTTCCCCAGAGCAGGGGAAATCGCTGTATTTAGCATTTGTTGAGCACTGCCGACAAGCTGGGATTAATTGTCAAACCGGTCAATTTGGTGCAGATATGCAAGTGTCACTGGTCAATGATGGTCCGGTCACCTTCCACCTTCAAATAAATTAG
- the metF gene encoding methylenetetrahydrofolate reductase, translated as MVSYAQGIESLNQTMAELSGINVSFEFFPPKTEKMEQTLWKSVNRLAPLKPAYMSVTYGANSGERDRTHDVVKRIQAETGVAAVPHLTCVDASREELVQIAQDYWDSGIRRIVALRGDLPQGMTKTDMYAADLVALLKDVADFDVSVAAYPEKHPEAPNAQFDLLNLKRKAEAGATQAISQFFFDAEVFLRFRDRAAATGIDLDIVPGILPVTNYQTLQRFAGFTNVHVPSWLHKMYDGLDQEDQTTRNLLGASIAMDMVKVLAKEGIRDFHFYTLNRSELSYAICHLLGVRG; from the coding sequence ATGGTGTCTTACGCCCAGGGTATTGAATCGCTTAACCAGACAATGGCTGAATTAAGTGGAATAAATGTGTCTTTTGAATTTTTCCCTCCCAAGACAGAGAAAATGGAACAAACCCTGTGGAAATCGGTTAACCGTCTAGCGCCGCTAAAGCCCGCATATATGTCAGTTACCTATGGTGCGAATAGTGGTGAACGAGATCGGACTCATGATGTGGTCAAACGTATTCAGGCGGAAACCGGTGTGGCCGCCGTACCTCATTTGACCTGTGTAGACGCCAGTCGCGAAGAACTAGTGCAAATCGCACAAGACTATTGGGATAGTGGTATTCGCAGAATTGTAGCCTTGCGGGGGGATTTACCTCAGGGCATGACCAAAACAGATATGTACGCTGCCGATTTAGTTGCTCTGCTAAAAGACGTGGCTGATTTTGATGTATCAGTAGCCGCTTACCCTGAAAAACACCCTGAGGCGCCCAATGCGCAATTTGATTTACTCAACCTGAAACGTAAAGCGGAGGCCGGTGCGACTCAGGCAATTAGTCAGTTCTTTTTTGATGCCGAAGTATTTTTACGATTTCGCGACCGAGCGGCAGCGACAGGCATAGACCTAGACATAGTTCCCGGCATTTTACCGGTCACCAATTATCAAACATTACAACGCTTTGCCGGCTTCACAAACGTACATGTGCCCAGTTGGTTACACAAAATGTATGATGGGCTTGACCAAGAAGATCAAACAACACGAAATCTATTAGGCGCCAGTATTGCCATGGATATGGTCAAGGTTTTGGCTAAAGAGGGAATTCGAGACTTCCATTTCTATACCTTAAATCGTAGCGAATTAAGCTATGCAATTTGTCATTTACTAGGCGTTCGCGGCTAA
- a CDS encoding DUF2959 domain-containing protein, which produces MKSLVIALLTLSLFGCQSAYYAAWEKLGVEKRDILVDRVEDAKDSQEDAQKQFASALEEFSHLINFDGGDLQDVYEKLNSQFEASQAAANDVSNRIDKVESVAEALFDEWNDELEKYSNAKLKNDSKRQLNDTQKRYKTLITAMRKAESKMAPVLTALQDNVLYLKHNLNANAVGALQGEFNLIKKDIDLLIKEMNSAIAQSNDFISSIKS; this is translated from the coding sequence ATGAAAAGCCTTGTTATCGCTTTGCTTACATTGTCATTATTCGGCTGTCAAAGCGCTTATTATGCAGCCTGGGAAAAACTCGGGGTGGAAAAACGCGATATTTTGGTCGACCGCGTGGAAGACGCCAAAGACTCCCAAGAAGATGCTCAAAAACAGTTTGCTTCTGCATTGGAAGAATTTAGCCATTTAATCAATTTCGATGGTGGGGATTTGCAAGATGTCTATGAAAAGTTAAATAGTCAGTTTGAAGCCAGTCAGGCTGCTGCAAATGACGTTAGCAATCGGATCGATAAAGTCGAAAGCGTAGCCGAAGCATTATTTGACGAATGGAATGATGAGTTGGAAAAGTACAGTAACGCCAAGCTCAAAAATGATAGTAAAAGACAGCTAAACGACACCCAAAAACGTTACAAAACGTTAATTACCGCCATGCGCAAGGCTGAATCTAAAATGGCTCCGGTATTAACGGCTTTGCAAGATAATGTGTTGTATCTTAAACATAATCTTAATGCCAATGCAGTGGGTGCACTGCAAGGTGAATTTAATCTCATCAAGAAAGACATTGATTTGTTGATTAAAGAAATGAACAGTGCAATAGCTCAATCAAATGACTTCATATCAAGCATAAAAAGTTAA
- a CDS encoding bifunctional GNAT family N-acetyltransferase/hotdog fold thioesterase codes for MYRIEIPKTDEQLAAYFLFRWEMLRKPWNHPLGSEKDEYEQVGEHRMVVDSQGKVIAVGRVHLNMAEEAQIRHIAVSKEHQGKGVGKLIYSALEEVARQQGAKRLVTNSRKVSIEFFTACGFEIEKEVSAEMGKLKRTQMIKKLSDVNQVMLHPKWCQELQNTWYETIPISEQMGIQLYQYTGKTLETRASLNKNINLHGTMFAGSIFSLATLTGWGMIHLKLKEKSLSGEIVLGDGDIHYHKPITMQPRAKCNIETLEGKFELLERDKKTAIKLQVDILDGEMPVAEFKGVFWVLPSAKAEG; via the coding sequence ATGTACAGAATTGAAATACCAAAAACCGATGAACAGTTAGCTGCTTATTTCCTATTTCGTTGGGAAATGCTCAGAAAACCTTGGAATCATCCGCTTGGCTCAGAGAAAGATGAATATGAGCAAGTGGGAGAACATCGTATGGTAGTCGACAGCCAAGGAAAGGTCATCGCTGTGGGCCGTGTACATCTCAACATGGCTGAAGAAGCGCAGATTCGCCATATAGCGGTCTCTAAAGAGCATCAAGGCAAAGGAGTGGGTAAGTTAATTTATTCCGCGCTGGAGGAGGTAGCTCGCCAACAGGGCGCAAAACGTCTAGTCACAAACAGCCGTAAAGTGTCTATCGAGTTTTTTACTGCCTGCGGTTTTGAAATAGAAAAAGAAGTCTCTGCCGAAATGGGTAAGCTTAAGCGCACCCAAATGATCAAAAAACTCTCTGATGTTAATCAAGTAATGCTCCACCCAAAATGGTGTCAGGAATTGCAAAATACATGGTATGAAACTATTCCGATCAGTGAGCAAATGGGCATTCAGCTTTATCAATATACAGGCAAGACTCTCGAAACCAGAGCGTCGTTAAACAAAAATATTAATCTTCACGGAACCATGTTCGCCGGCAGTATATTTTCTTTGGCTACTTTGACTGGCTGGGGCATGATCCACCTTAAGTTAAAAGAAAAATCATTGTCAGGTGAGATAGTTTTGGGGGACGGTGACATTCATTATCACAAACCCATCACCATGCAACCTAGAGCCAAATGCAACATAGAAACCCTAGAAGGGAAGTTTGAATTACTCGAGCGTGACAAGAAAACTGCCATCAAACTGCAAGTGGACATTCTTGATGGCGAAATGCCAGTGGCTGAATTCAAAGGCGTATTTTGGGTGTTACCTAGCGCTAAAGCCGAGGGTTAA
- the pip gene encoding prolyl aminopeptidase: MEFTNKKAEFMHHIYPPLKAYYSELLDVGDGHTLYLEQSGNPDGIPVLYIHGGPGAGLSDSYRSFFDPNIYRIIGFDQRGCGKSTPFASLINNTTAHILADIQRIREHLQISKWMLCGGSWGTTLALLSAIEYPLHVSSIVLRGVFLAREQDMQWFLHGNGGAAQIFPDHYASFIEIVKDRLGKMSVAEAFYQIFSQGDELTKVHAAKAWCMWEERISLMNNSIIEQDMSQNLNRAISLGMLECHFIKHNCFIDEDYILQNIDKINSIPGTIIHGRYDMVCKLENAYSLSQSWRAGQLLIVPEAGHSTSDPNISEAICHATDAMAKFLQES, translated from the coding sequence ATGGAATTCACAAACAAAAAAGCGGAGTTTATGCATCATATATATCCGCCTCTGAAAGCATACTATTCTGAATTGCTTGATGTAGGTGACGGACACACATTATATCTTGAACAATCTGGTAACCCAGACGGCATTCCCGTGTTATATATACACGGTGGCCCAGGGGCTGGATTATCTGACTCTTACCGTAGCTTTTTTGATCCCAACATCTATAGAATTATAGGCTTTGATCAGCGCGGGTGCGGAAAATCTACTCCTTTTGCCAGCCTAATTAACAATACCACTGCGCATATCCTCGCGGATATCCAACGAATACGGGAACATTTGCAGATTTCCAAGTGGATGCTTTGCGGCGGCTCTTGGGGCACCACCCTGGCTCTATTAAGCGCCATTGAATATCCTTTACATGTCAGCTCGATTGTACTTAGAGGGGTATTCTTAGCCCGTGAGCAAGATATGCAATGGTTTTTGCACGGCAATGGTGGTGCGGCTCAAATATTTCCAGACCACTATGCTTCATTTATAGAAATTGTAAAAGACCGTTTGGGCAAGATGTCGGTGGCGGAGGCTTTTTATCAAATTTTTTCCCAAGGTGATGAGCTTACCAAGGTTCATGCAGCTAAGGCTTGGTGCATGTGGGAAGAACGAATATCTTTGATGAACAATTCAATCATCGAGCAAGATATGAGTCAAAACTTAAATCGAGCCATCAGTCTGGGGATGTTGGAGTGTCACTTTATCAAACATAATTGTTTTATTGACGAAGATTACATTTTGCAAAACATCGATAAGATCAATAGCATTCCTGGCACTATCATCCATGGCCGCTACGATATGGTCTGCAAGCTAGAAAACGCCTATTCACTAAGTCAATCTTGGCGTGCTGGCCAATTGTTAATTGTACCTGAAGCGGGACACAGTACCTCCGACCCAAATATCAGTGAGGCTATTTGTCATGCAACTGATGCTATGGCCAAGTTTCTGCAAGAAAGCTAA
- a CDS encoding HDOD domain-containing protein: MFAYVARQAIFDNNSEVYAYELLFRDGKSNCFPEIGPDEATSKLITGSHLSMGVEEITAGKIAFINFHTDTLLYRFPTSLNPQNVVIEVVETVDISSELIAACKHISNLGYKVALDDHDFDPKWDPLLPYIHIIKVDLAEVEFATVERLIPKYQQMGIKLVAEKIETQEEFLRCKAIGFDFYQGYYFARPEITKHRNIPSSKLVLLELISASSGILFDFEKIHNIIAKDVSLSYMLLRFINNPILNKRNKITSLNHALTYMGEVEIRKFIALVALANMAENKPPELVHLSLVRAKFCELVGNEKKAANNPPMGFLVGLLSLLDALLDQSMQQLMEKLPLIDDLKNALCGIESQLRDYLSLARAFEYTDWKGVKQLATKLELDQRLLHSFYNEAMNWGASMTDSIKK, from the coding sequence ATGTTTGCATACGTCGCAAGACAAGCTATTTTTGATAATAATTCTGAAGTATATGCGTATGAGCTACTTTTTAGAGACGGAAAAAGTAATTGTTTCCCTGAAATCGGACCTGATGAGGCAACCTCTAAACTGATCACCGGTAGTCATCTATCTATGGGTGTAGAGGAGATAACGGCTGGCAAAATAGCCTTTATAAATTTCCATACTGATACGCTTCTTTATCGCTTCCCGACCTCATTAAATCCACAAAATGTGGTGATTGAAGTTGTTGAGACGGTCGACATCAGCTCAGAACTTATCGCGGCATGTAAACATATTTCCAATTTGGGCTACAAGGTCGCGCTGGACGATCACGACTTTGATCCTAAATGGGATCCACTACTGCCTTATATTCACATAATAAAGGTTGATTTGGCCGAAGTGGAATTTGCTACAGTTGAGCGGTTAATTCCAAAATATCAGCAAATGGGAATTAAATTAGTTGCTGAAAAAATTGAAACACAAGAGGAATTTCTGCGCTGTAAGGCTATAGGATTTGATTTTTACCAAGGTTACTATTTCGCCAGACCTGAAATCACTAAACACCGAAATATTCCTTCTTCAAAGTTGGTCTTGCTTGAGCTTATCAGTGCGAGCAGTGGAATTTTATTTGATTTTGAAAAAATCCATAACATTATTGCCAAAGATGTTTCCTTGTCTTATATGTTGCTACGGTTTATCAACAACCCCATTCTCAACAAGCGCAATAAAATCACTTCATTGAACCACGCACTAACCTATATGGGTGAAGTGGAAATTAGGAAATTTATCGCCTTGGTCGCATTAGCCAATATGGCAGAAAATAAACCCCCAGAGCTTGTGCACTTATCCTTAGTGAGAGCTAAATTTTGTGAACTAGTGGGTAATGAGAAAAAAGCGGCAAACAATCCCCCCATGGGCTTTTTGGTGGGCTTGTTATCGTTGCTAGACGCATTGTTAGACCAATCAATGCAGCAATTGATGGAGAAATTACCACTGATAGATGACCTAAAAAATGCTTTATGTGGTATAGAATCTCAACTTAGAGATTATTTATCACTGGCCAGAGCATTCGAATATACTGACTGGAAAGGCGTTAAACAGCTTGCTACAAAGCTTGAACTAGATCAGCGCTTGTTGCATAGTTTCTATAATGAGGCGATGAATTGGGGCGCATCAATGACAGATTCTATTAAAAAATAG
- the rpmE gene encoding 50S ribosomal protein L31: MKQDIHPEYNEMTATCSCGNKIVVRSTLGKDINLDVCSACHPFYTGKQRNVDTGGRVDKFKKRFGALGKK, encoded by the coding sequence ATGAAACAAGATATTCATCCAGAATACAATGAAATGACAGCAACTTGCTCTTGTGGCAATAAAATTGTTGTTCGTTCAACTTTAGGTAAAGACATCAACCTTGACGTATGCTCAGCCTGTCACCCATTCTACACTGGTAAGCAACGTAACGTTGACACCGGTGGTCGTGTTGACAAGTTCAAGAAACGTTTTGGTGCATTGGGCAAGAAGTAA
- the rpoH gene encoding RNA polymerase sigma factor RpoH — protein sequence MSTNMRALALSVPQSGSIETYIQAVSTINMLTVEEERALAERLQQDDDLEAARKLVMSHLRFVVHIAKSYSGYGLPQADLIQEGNIGLMKAVKRFDPTVGVRLVSFAVHWIKAEIHEFVLKNWRIVKVATTKAQRKLFFNLRKNKKRLGWFTHDEVQKVAKELGVSTKEVLQMEARMSSQDQAFDLSADDDESGSFAPVQFLEDKSADVESEVLDADYDKNASKRLYSAIKTLDERSQHIIQTRWLTDDKLTLQELADKYQVSAERVRQIEKNAMKKLQSAMVA from the coding sequence ATGAGCACAAATATGCGAGCTTTAGCATTGAGCGTCCCTCAAAGTGGAAGCATCGAAACCTATATTCAAGCGGTCAGCACTATTAATATGCTGACGGTTGAAGAGGAGCGTGCGCTTGCCGAGCGTCTTCAGCAAGATGATGACTTAGAAGCTGCACGTAAACTGGTTATGTCTCACTTACGTTTTGTTGTCCATATAGCTAAATCTTATTCTGGCTATGGATTGCCACAAGCGGATTTAATTCAAGAAGGTAATATCGGTTTGATGAAAGCGGTTAAACGTTTTGATCCAACAGTTGGTGTTCGCCTAGTCTCCTTTGCTGTGCATTGGATTAAAGCCGAAATTCATGAATTTGTCTTAAAAAATTGGCGCATAGTGAAAGTTGCAACCACTAAAGCCCAACGTAAGTTATTTTTCAATCTACGTAAGAATAAGAAGCGTTTAGGTTGGTTTACCCACGATGAAGTGCAAAAAGTTGCAAAAGAACTGGGTGTGAGTACCAAAGAAGTACTGCAAATGGAAGCTCGTATGAGTAGCCAAGATCAGGCTTTTGACCTATCAGCTGATGATGATGAAAGTGGAAGCTTTGCTCCCGTCCAATTTTTGGAAGACAAATCTGCCGATGTTGAAAGCGAAGTATTGGATGCCGACTATGATAAAAACGCTAGTAAGCGTTTATACTCGGCGATCAAAACCTTAGACGAGCGCAGCCAACATATTATTCAAACCCGTTGGTTGACTGACGATAAACTTACTTTGCAAGAACTTGCTGATAAATACCAAGTGTCAGCTGAGCGAGTTCGTCAAATTGAAAAGAATGCAATGAAGAAATTACAGTCAGCGATGGTTGCTTAA
- a CDS encoding malic enzyme-like NAD(P)-binding protein codes for MSDFRQKALDYHAKPVPGKISVELTKPAESVTDLALAYSPGVAEPVREIAADPNAAYTYTGKGNLVAVITNGTAILGLGNLGPLASKPVMEGKALLFKRFAGIDSIDIEVKHRTTEEFINTVANIADTFGGINLEDIKAPECFEIEQELIKRCSIPVFHDDQHGTAIVTAAGMLNALEIQGKVIHDVTIVCMGAGAAAVACMELLIKCGAQRERIYMLDRKGVIHTRRDDLTPHKLLFANNTDKRTLEDVMEDADVFVGVSGPDVLPPETLKLMNDNPVVFACSNPDPEIKPELAHQVRDDLIMATGRSDYPNQVNNVLCFPFIFRGALDVRASTINDEMKVAAVEAIRAIAKELVPQEVLAASQIDALEFGRKYIIPKPMDPRLCKRVATAVAQAAIASGVARLDRLPANYLDKL; via the coding sequence ATGTCTGATTTTCGTCAAAAAGCGTTGGATTATCATGCTAAACCCGTTCCGGGAAAAATCAGTGTAGAGCTTACCAAGCCAGCGGAAAGTGTCACCGATTTGGCCTTGGCGTACAGTCCTGGTGTTGCGGAACCCGTCAGAGAAATTGCTGCTGACCCTAATGCCGCATACACCTATACCGGCAAAGGCAACTTAGTGGCTGTCATCACCAATGGCACTGCCATTCTTGGCTTAGGTAATTTAGGGCCTTTAGCATCCAAACCTGTCATGGAAGGAAAAGCGTTATTGTTCAAGCGCTTTGCTGGCATTGATTCCATTGATATCGAAGTGAAGCACCGTACAACCGAAGAGTTCATCAATACGGTTGCTAACATTGCTGATACATTCGGAGGAATTAATCTTGAAGACATCAAAGCTCCGGAGTGCTTCGAGATAGAACAAGAGCTGATCAAGCGTTGCTCCATCCCAGTGTTTCATGATGACCAACACGGTACCGCCATTGTGACCGCTGCGGGTATGCTTAATGCGCTGGAAATCCAAGGTAAGGTTATTCACGACGTGACTATCGTGTGCATGGGCGCTGGCGCTGCAGCCGTTGCCTGTATGGAATTATTGATTAAGTGTGGCGCGCAAAGAGAGCGTATTTATATGCTAGACCGTAAAGGTGTGATCCATACCCGAAGAGACGATCTGACTCCACACAAATTATTGTTTGCCAATAATACCGACAAACGTACTTTAGAGGATGTAATGGAAGATGCGGATGTATTCGTCGGCGTGTCTGGACCAGATGTACTGCCCCCTGAAACACTGAAACTAATGAACGATAATCCGGTAGTGTTTGCTTGTTCAAATCCAGATCCGGAAATAAAACCAGAGTTGGCCCATCAAGTGCGTGATGACTTGATAATGGCGACTGGCCGTTCTGATTATCCTAATCAGGTTAATAATGTCTTATGTTTCCCATTTATTTTCCGTGGTGCCCTTGATGTCAGAGCCTCAACCATAAATGATGAGATGAAAGTTGCAGCTGTAGAAGCTATTCGTGCCATCGCCAAAGAACTCGTCCCGCAAGAGGTCTTGGCTGCAAGTCAAATCGATGCTTTGGAGTTTGGCCGCAAATACATCATTCCCAAACCTATGGATCCGAGACTTTGCAAGCGAGTCGCGACTGCTGTAGCACAAGCAGCGATTGCCTCTGGCGTTGCACGGCTAGACCGCTTACCGGCTAATTATTTAGACAAGTTATGA
- a CDS encoding hydroxymethylglutaryl-CoA reductase, producing MSKTPRIPRNTMNDYSNEWAQKRREYLTQQTGTELPHTGHYSIDPAALPGNIENFIGVVQMPVGIAGPIQVNGEYANGLFHVPLATTEGTLVASYSRGMRVVNECGGVNTTVVEQFMQRAPAFIFDNARQARDFGAWVVENFQKIKQAAETTTSIGKLDHIMQWSVSKTRYLRFNYTTGDAAGQNMVGKATLAACEWICANYPGGCQYLLSGNMDTDKKHSHLNMLHTRGKRVIAEIVLKKEVLKKIMKVDTKMLAKATVLANTGALMAGAAYNGPHSANGIASIFIATGQDEANVVESHAGLLSHELLDNGDFYLSITLPSLIVATYGGGTGLPTQKECLELMDCYGKGKANKLAEIVAATVLAGDISLACAVIGGHWVSSHDKLGRNRD from the coding sequence ATGAGCAAAACGCCACGCATTCCCCGTAACACCATGAATGATTACAGTAACGAGTGGGCGCAAAAACGCAGAGAGTATCTCACTCAACAGACCGGCACTGAATTACCTCACACAGGCCACTACTCCATCGACCCCGCAGCCCTGCCTGGCAATATTGAAAACTTTATTGGCGTGGTACAAATGCCTGTAGGTATTGCAGGTCCAATTCAGGTCAATGGTGAATACGCCAATGGTTTATTTCATGTGCCATTGGCAACCACAGAAGGTACCTTGGTAGCCAGCTATAGCCGTGGTATGCGGGTGGTCAATGAGTGTGGTGGGGTGAATACCACAGTGGTTGAACAATTTATGCAACGAGCCCCAGCGTTTATTTTTGACAATGCTAGACAGGCGAGAGACTTTGGCGCTTGGGTAGTTGAGAATTTTCAAAAAATTAAGCAAGCTGCTGAAACCACTACCAGCATCGGCAAGCTAGACCACATCATGCAGTGGTCAGTATCTAAAACACGTTACTTGCGGTTTAACTACACAACCGGTGATGCCGCAGGACAGAACATGGTGGGTAAGGCCACCTTGGCAGCTTGCGAATGGATTTGCGCGAACTACCCAGGTGGTTGTCAGTACTTACTATCTGGCAATATGGACACGGATAAAAAACACTCTCATTTAAATATGCTGCACACCCGGGGTAAACGAGTAATAGCTGAAATTGTCCTCAAAAAAGAAGTGCTTAAAAAAATAATGAAGGTGGATACCAAGATGCTAGCTAAGGCAACTGTGTTGGCCAACACGGGGGCGTTAATGGCGGGCGCTGCGTACAATGGTCCCCATTCAGCTAATGGGATTGCTTCTATATTTATTGCAACGGGTCAAGATGAAGCCAATGTTGTAGAGTCCCATGCCGGGTTACTTTCCCACGAATTATTGGACAACGGTGACTTTTACTTATCGATTACTTTGCCATCTTTGATAGTGGCGACGTATGGCGGTGGAACCGGATTACCAACTCAAAAGGAATGTCTAGAACTAATGGACTGTTACGGTAAAGGCAAAGCTAACAAGTTAGCTGAAATCGTTGCTGCCACCGTGTTGGCCGGCGATATTTCGCTTGCTTGTGCTGTGATTGGTGGGCATTGGGTCAGCAGTCATGACAAGCTTGGGCGCAATCGAGACTAA
- a CDS encoding virulence factor BrkB family protein, producing the protein MTQISALEKIKSVLAHTGALLSNVFHHCQKDKITTSAGHLAYVSLLSIVPFIVVFFSILSAFPAFSEVREQLQGFVFSNLIPTSGDVLQQHMSQFVANASKMGAVSILFLVAVALALISNVDKTLNNIWQAKSERPRIYTFAVYWMVLTLAPLLIGVSVLVSTYLVGLANYAEEYTPGISTILLKIVPFVTSVIAFFILYMVVPNKRISPKHAISGALLAASMFELSKKMFALYIEHFPSYQMIYGAIAVIPILFVWVYLSWILVLIGAEFTRALERLLPEEDTGKERNIIDPEE; encoded by the coding sequence ATGACTCAAATCTCTGCGCTGGAAAAAATTAAAAGCGTCCTGGCTCATACTGGGGCGCTGCTAAGCAATGTGTTTCACCATTGCCAAAAAGATAAGATAACCACCTCTGCTGGGCATCTAGCCTATGTCTCGTTATTATCGATCGTTCCCTTTATCGTAGTTTTTTTCAGTATTTTGTCAGCCTTCCCGGCCTTCTCCGAAGTCCGAGAACAATTGCAAGGATTTGTATTCAGCAATCTGATCCCTACCTCCGGCGATGTGTTGCAGCAGCACATGTCTCAATTTGTGGCCAATGCATCCAAAATGGGTGCAGTGAGTATCCTTTTCTTAGTGGCCGTAGCGCTAGCACTTATCTCCAATGTTGATAAAACCCTTAATAATATTTGGCAAGCGAAAAGCGAAAGGCCACGGATCTATACTTTTGCAGTGTATTGGATGGTGCTTACCTTGGCACCATTGCTAATTGGTGTAAGTGTGTTGGTCAGCACCTATTTGGTTGGTTTGGCTAATTATGCAGAGGAATACACCCCTGGCATATCCACCATACTGCTTAAAATTGTACCCTTTGTGACCTCCGTCATCGCCTTTTTTATTCTGTATATGGTGGTGCCTAATAAACGCATTAGTCCTAAGCATGCCATTAGCGGAGCGCTGCTCGCCGCATCTATGTTCGAGCTTTCTAAGAAAATGTTTGCCTTGTATATTGAACACTTTCCGTCCTATCAAATGATCTACGGCGCCATAGCAGTCATTCCCATACTATTTGTTTGGGTATATTTAAGCTGGATTTTAGTCTTAATAGGGGCAGAATTCACCCGAGCTTTAGAACGTTTATTGCCGGAAGAAGATACTGGAAAAGAGCGAAATATCATTGACCCAGAGGAATAG